The following are from one region of the Methanospirillum hungatei genome:
- a CDS encoding homocitrate synthase family protein, giving the protein MKPWHVEICDVTLRDGEQTPGVSFTPEEKKDIATRLDAVGVEIIEAGFPIVSVHEKEMVRDISRLGLSAKICGLSRACREDVDAALDAEVDMIGLFIAPSDLHLKYKHKKPREVVVANAIEQLDYAVDHGLIVRFGAEDASRTDPDILVEIYKQAAEHKASYVTYADTTGCLTPLEVATVMKDIVPRTPIPIAIHAHNDLGCATANTLIAAELGAFQLHTTVNGLGERAGNARLEEVLVSLVLKGGIARYDLTEIPALSEQVQKYTGIYMPITKPVVGANAFAHESGIHIAAILENPETYEFIPPELLGLERRFILGKHTGKRALVHILTTFGYHITDDQVTQVLELIKDRSEDKCSINQQVLREIISQVTGEDVINGNTLGEDSGCPGRHVC; this is encoded by the coding sequence ATGAAACCATGGCATGTTGAAATTTGTGATGTAACCCTTCGTGATGGCGAACAGACCCCGGGGGTTTCATTTACCCCTGAAGAGAAGAAGGATATTGCAACCAGACTTGATGCAGTTGGGGTAGAAATAATCGAAGCCGGATTTCCCATTGTATCTGTCCATGAAAAAGAGATGGTCAGAGATATCTCCCGGCTTGGTCTTTCTGCAAAGATATGTGGTCTTTCACGGGCCTGTCGGGAAGATGTTGATGCTGCCCTTGATGCAGAAGTAGATATGATTGGACTTTTCATTGCCCCGTCTGATCTGCATCTAAAGTATAAACATAAAAAACCCCGGGAAGTCGTGGTTGCAAACGCCATTGAGCAACTCGATTATGCAGTTGATCACGGCCTTATCGTCCGGTTTGGTGCAGAGGATGCATCACGGACTGATCCTGATATTCTTGTAGAGATCTACAAACAAGCCGCCGAACATAAGGCATCGTATGTCACATATGCAGACACAACCGGATGTCTGACACCGCTAGAAGTTGCAACGGTGATGAAAGATATCGTTCCAAGAACCCCCATCCCAATTGCAATCCATGCTCACAACGATCTTGGCTGTGCAACGGCAAACACGCTTATTGCTGCTGAACTTGGGGCGTTTCAGCTTCACACAACAGTGAATGGTCTGGGTGAACGGGCAGGAAATGCCAGGCTTGAGGAGGTTCTGGTATCCCTTGTTCTCAAAGGAGGAATAGCCCGGTATGACCTGACTGAGATTCCGGCACTATCAGAGCAGGTTCAAAAGTACACCGGGATTTATATGCCGATTACGAAACCAGTTGTCGGTGCAAATGCGTTTGCTCATGAGAGTGGCATTCACATCGCTGCCATTCTTGAAAATCCCGAGACATATGAATTTATTCCACCTGAACTCCTGGGACTTGAGCGGCGGTTCATTTTAGGAAAACACACTGGAAAAAGGGCACTTGTCCATATCCTGACCACATTTGGGTATCACATTACTGATGATCAGGTTACTCAGGTGCTTGAGCTGATTAAAGACAGAAGTGAGGATAAATGCAGTATCAACCAGCAGGTTTTGCGGGAGATAATCTCGCAGGTGACCGGGGAGGATGTCATCAATGGTAACACTCTCGGAGAAGATTCTGGGTGCCCAGGCCGGCACGTATGTTGA
- a CDS encoding aconitase/3-isopropylmalate dehydratase large subunit family protein, producing the protein MVTLSEKILGAQAGTYVDRKVDKAFCHDGTGIQAKIIYDAIGAPGLANPDAVYVIYDHIAPANNSQTAELQAELRTFAENGAHFREIGSGICHQVMAEGLVHPGEVVIGADSHSCTLGALGAFATGVGASDMAGIWVSGETWLRVPDSIGLHLSGSLKAGVEWKDVALSYVAELGMDGGTYDALEFTGEAAPSVPMEGRLTLCNMAVEAGAKTGLFYADTETRRYLAGYSVPCHMQLPENPVYVRECDLDLSSLEPVCAVPHRVDTIQPVSQLAGIALDQVFIGTCTNGRFEDLTRAARILKGHRVKVRTIVVPASERDYLQAITTGVAADLVKAGCIMGPPGCGPCLGAHMGVLGEGEVALSTANRNFKNRMGVGASYYLCSPSTAAASALVGEIADPREVL; encoded by the coding sequence ATGGTAACACTCTCGGAGAAGATTCTGGGTGCCCAGGCCGGCACGTATGTTGACCGGAAGGTAGACAAGGCATTTTGCCATGACGGGACCGGGATTCAGGCAAAAATCATTTATGATGCGATAGGCGCTCCCGGCCTTGCCAATCCTGATGCCGTCTATGTCATCTATGACCACATTGCTCCGGCAAACAATTCCCAGACCGCAGAGCTGCAGGCAGAACTCCGGACTTTTGCAGAGAACGGTGCACATTTCAGGGAGATTGGATCTGGTATCTGTCATCAGGTTATGGCTGAAGGTCTTGTTCATCCAGGTGAGGTCGTAATAGGGGCCGATTCACACTCATGCACTCTAGGTGCTCTGGGAGCCTTTGCAACCGGTGTTGGTGCGAGTGATATGGCCGGCATCTGGGTATCTGGCGAAACCTGGCTTCGGGTCCCTGATTCAATAGGGTTACATCTGAGCGGATCTCTGAAAGCCGGAGTTGAATGGAAAGATGTGGCATTATCATATGTTGCGGAGTTAGGGATGGACGGTGGAACATATGATGCCCTGGAATTTACTGGTGAGGCAGCACCATCAGTTCCCATGGAAGGACGACTGACCCTGTGTAACATGGCAGTAGAAGCCGGGGCCAAGACCGGACTTTTCTATGCAGACACAGAAACCAGGCGGTACCTTGCTGGGTATTCGGTTCCCTGTCACATGCAGCTCCCGGAAAATCCTGTATATGTCCGAGAATGTGATCTTGATCTCTCTTCCCTGGAACCGGTCTGTGCTGTACCTCACCGGGTGGATACCATTCAGCCGGTATCACAATTAGCCGGCATTGCCCTTGACCAGGTCTTTATCGGAACCTGTACAAATGGCCGGTTTGAAGATCTTACCCGTGCTGCCAGGATACTGAAAGGACACCGGGTAAAGGTTAGAACTATTGTTGTTCCGGCTTCAGAGCGTGATTATCTGCAGGCGATTACAACCGGTGTTGCTGCAGATCTGGTGAAGGCCGGATGTATTATGGGACCACCGGGATGTGGACCCTGTCTTGGGGCTCATATGGGTGTGCTTGGTGAGGGTGAAGTTGCTCTTTCAACGGCTAACCGGAACTTTAAGAACCGAATGGGAGTCGGAGCCTCGTACTACCTCTGTTCTCCATCAACCGCTGCAGCCAGCGCCCTTGTTGGGGAGATTGCAGATCCACGGGAGGTACTATGA
- a CDS encoding 3-isopropylmalate dehydratase: MTALKGSGPAVCIGEDIDTDLVIAGRYLRTKDWSLWAKHVFEDLDPTLASRLQGSVLVAGKNMGCGSSREQAARALHEAGVLAVIAPSFARIFFRNCINVGLPVLECNIPECRDGMMVTFDCTEGWITVDGIRHEFLPLSSRMQEILSNGGLVEYWKRRLER, encoded by the coding sequence ATGACAGCACTCAAAGGTTCTGGTCCGGCTGTCTGCATTGGAGAAGATATTGACACAGATCTTGTAATCGCTGGGAGATACCTGAGAACCAAGGACTGGAGTCTGTGGGCAAAACATGTGTTTGAAGATCTGGATCCCACACTTGCATCAAGACTACAGGGTTCTGTCCTTGTTGCCGGGAAGAATATGGGCTGTGGGTCCTCACGTGAACAGGCAGCACGGGCTTTGCATGAAGCCGGGGTTCTTGCTGTTATTGCTCCGTCATTTGCCCGGATATTTTTTCGGAACTGCATCAACGTCGGCTTGCCGGTTCTTGAATGTAATATCCCTGAGTGCCGGGATGGAATGATGGTTACCTTTGATTGTACCGAGGGATGGATAACCGTTGATGGAATCCGCCATGAATTCCTGCCACTATCTTCCCGGATGCAGGAGATTCTCAGCAACGGGGGTCTCGTGGAATACTGGAAACGGAGACTAGAACGATGA
- a CDS encoding DUF7714 family protein encodes MIFPPHCKCIGYAGNKPVGDRVYFLSEYLIHEVPGGFEILAVKPADGDGLMRDIESVTQIAGPDDVYMYPEPVVLHNRGDLIKKALQTNKRCTIFTGIEEHMIFICDPDPASLLTVHVYDVTPPRPHLAGTVQTLDEAGIFGELEITFQYHVRDIRETQADVYPCKAGGFSRTIDSDRLKGDEHVAGCMTARQVLKDCYGHDFPLIDICPANAVTEEPFIARCCRAERSGVQTLNGKKGVVVHWGASPKQIADALYACIHEWRNG; translated from the coding sequence ATGATTTTTCCCCCTCACTGCAAATGTATCGGGTATGCAGGTAACAAACCGGTAGGGGACCGGGTTTATTTTCTATCAGAATATCTGATCCATGAAGTTCCCGGTGGGTTTGAAATATTAGCCGTAAAGCCCGCAGATGGGGATGGACTGATGAGGGATATTGAATCGGTAACCCAGATAGCTGGTCCGGATGATGTATATATGTATCCTGAACCGGTGGTGCTTCATAACCGTGGAGACCTTATTAAAAAGGCTTTACAGACCAATAAACGATGCACTATCTTTACCGGGATTGAGGAGCATATGATTTTTATTTGTGATCCGGATCCTGCATCACTCCTTACAGTTCATGTATATGATGTAACTCCTCCCCGGCCCCATCTTGCCGGAACTGTTCAGACACTTGATGAAGCGGGCATTTTTGGAGAACTCGAAATCACGTTTCAGTATCATGTCCGGGATATCAGAGAAACCCAGGCTGATGTATATCCCTGCAAAGCAGGTGGTTTTTCCCGCACGATCGACTCAGACCGGTTAAAGGGAGATGAGCATGTTGCCGGATGTATGACAGCACGACAGGTTCTCAAAGACTGTTATGGGCATGATTTTCCGCTCATTGATATCTGTCCGGCCAATGCTGTCACAGAGGAACCTTTTATCGCACGATGTTGTCGGGCAGAGCGAAGCGGGGTACAGACGTTGAATGGAAAAAAGGGCGTTGTAGTCCATTGGGGTGCATCACCAAAACAGATTGCCGATGCCCTGTATGCATGTATACATGAATGGAGGAATGGATGA
- a CDS encoding isocitrate/isopropylmalate dehydrogenase family protein has protein sequence MKRVVIAPGDGIGPEVIPSALEILRYYHPEWEYIPVYLGYECWKRTGDALSDKTLETLRKADLILFGAITTPPDPKYHSVVLRIRKELDLYANLRPVFGEGFDILIVRENTEGLYSGIEWQEKDRACTLRVVSQEGSRRIARFASACAKRRRRHLTIGNKANVLKSDVYFLEICMEEAEKAGISIDKKYIDSLVLDVLQHPSRYDVIVTTNIFGDILSDAAAFLEGGLGMLPSANIGRHQALFEPVHGSAPDITGKGIANPIAAIRCVSLLLKYVGEKPRALAVERAIQKTITDGIKTPDLGGTATTDDVGRAVLRNLQAEKKAEVPDL, from the coding sequence ATGAAGCGGGTTGTTATTGCTCCTGGTGATGGTATCGGACCAGAGGTCATTCCCTCTGCACTTGAAATTCTTCGGTATTATCACCCGGAATGGGAGTATATACCAGTATATCTTGGATATGAGTGCTGGAAACGAACTGGTGATGCATTATCAGATAAGACTCTTGAAACTCTCAGAAAAGCGGATCTCATTTTGTTTGGTGCAATTACAACACCCCCTGATCCCAAGTATCACAGTGTCGTACTCCGGATAAGAAAGGAATTAGACCTCTATGCAAATCTTCGTCCGGTGTTTGGTGAAGGATTTGATATCCTTATAGTTCGGGAAAACACGGAGGGGCTGTATTCGGGTATTGAATGGCAGGAGAAGGACCGGGCATGTACTCTTCGTGTGGTTAGCCAGGAAGGATCCCGCAGGATTGCACGGTTTGCAAGTGCCTGTGCCAAACGGAGAAGACGGCATCTTACCATTGGAAACAAGGCGAATGTTTTGAAGTCTGATGTGTATTTCCTTGAAATTTGTATGGAAGAGGCTGAAAAAGCTGGAATCTCTATTGATAAAAAATATATTGACTCTCTTGTCCTTGATGTTCTTCAGCATCCGTCACGATATGATGTGATTGTGACGACGAATATTTTCGGCGATATTCTCTCCGATGCAGCGGCATTTCTTGAAGGTGGGCTTGGTATGCTTCCAAGTGCAAATATCGGCAGGCATCAGGCACTCTTTGAACCAGTTCATGGGAGTGCACCTGACATTACCGGAAAAGGGATTGCAAATCCGATTGCAGCCATTCGGTGTGTTTCTCTGCTTCTGAAGTATGTGGGAGAAAAACCCCGGGCTCTTGCAGTAGAGCGGGCGATTCAAAAAACTATTACTGATGGAATAAAAACGCCTGACTTGGGTGGGACAGCAACAACAGATGATGTAGGGCGTGCAGTTCTTCGAAATTTACAGGCAGAAAAAAAGGCAGAAGTTCCGGATCTGTGA
- a CDS encoding AAA family ATPase: MQLAEFRVQNYKIIEDTGWIPVQNLTTFVGKNESGKSAIFRALSKLNSSDGEGYDGLKEFPRQRYAAEITRTDWPVASGRFILTPDEQRDIAAISELCRDVHSVEVTRHYTGTYSITYHPDVGVDLVTPPDLIYAIESAIEHIRNLIAPEGKGEDLGRIKEGLLAFLEEQKNGIPIDGQIQKRHISDLINAIKSRANEPWQHDILNPVTEPMYRLIRQMEIFEGLMAANRYIIEHLPKFVYFDQYNVIESAIHIPTFIATLKSHPETPGLRATHCLFRHVNLDLDQLDRLGSHKNAVDDNPIIRRQVDERSILLSTASNLMSKKFEDWWGQRKIRFRYDIDGDYFRVWVSDDLDPSEIELEQRSAGLQYFFSFYLIFLVESGDAYHDSILLLDEPGLQLHPTAQQHAVKFFERISHQNQIFFSTHSPFMIDLDHLDRVRTVYEGPEGTTKVSVSEWPADRDSLFPLEAALATRIAEKTLSGGNQLIVEETLDLWLLQAMNYALRNRGKPGLSPEIRITPAGGAANLLPLALMMTAHKKPAAVLLSGNNVPVGVIEKLPSMHLSEGNGLLFYSAFGNRQGAGIEDLFSPDFYYRCVKDIYPDLPLGQVPEKSPAERNEERGIAFQIADLVERRQGEHFERWRVAELLSDRICESPQNLDEETIDRFCRLFEEINRVS; the protein is encoded by the coding sequence ATGCAACTTGCCGAGTTCCGGGTCCAGAATTATAAAATTATAGAGGATACCGGATGGATTCCAGTCCAGAACCTCACTACATTCGTTGGAAAAAACGAATCAGGAAAATCAGCAATTTTTCGGGCACTATCAAAACTCAACTCTTCAGACGGGGAAGGATACGACGGCCTGAAGGAATTTCCACGGCAACGGTATGCCGCAGAGATAACCCGGACAGACTGGCCTGTTGCATCAGGCAGGTTTATCCTTACTCCAGATGAGCAACGGGATATCGCCGCGATATCTGAGCTGTGCAGAGATGTTCATAGTGTTGAGGTAACCAGGCATTATACCGGAACCTACAGCATTACATATCACCCGGACGTCGGAGTTGACCTGGTAACTCCACCAGACCTGATTTATGCAATAGAAAGTGCAATTGAGCACATCAGAAACCTGATTGCACCAGAAGGAAAGGGAGAAGACCTTGGAAGAATAAAAGAAGGTCTGCTGGCATTTCTGGAAGAACAAAAAAATGGAATTCCAATAGATGGGCAGATTCAGAAGCGGCATATTTCAGACCTGATTAATGCAATTAAAAGCAGGGCGAATGAACCCTGGCAACATGATATCCTTAATCCGGTTACAGAACCGATGTACCGGCTTATCAGACAGATGGAGATCTTCGAGGGTCTCATGGCAGCAAACCGATACATCATTGAACATCTGCCAAAATTTGTCTATTTTGACCAGTATAACGTTATTGAGAGTGCCATACACATTCCGACCTTTATCGCCACACTCAAATCTCACCCTGAAACACCAGGCCTTCGTGCAACCCACTGTCTCTTCCGTCATGTAAACCTGGACCTGGACCAGCTTGACCGGCTTGGTTCACACAAAAATGCAGTTGATGACAACCCAATCATCAGAAGACAGGTTGATGAGCGGTCAATTCTCCTCTCCACTGCATCCAACCTAATGTCAAAAAAATTTGAAGACTGGTGGGGACAGAGAAAGATCCGGTTCAGATATGACATTGACGGAGATTATTTCAGAGTATGGGTATCAGACGACCTCGATCCGTCAGAGATTGAACTCGAACAGAGAAGTGCCGGGCTCCAATATTTCTTCTCATTTTACCTGATATTCCTGGTTGAATCAGGAGATGCATACCATGACAGCATCCTGCTTCTTGATGAACCCGGACTCCAGCTCCACCCGACTGCACAACAACATGCAGTTAAATTCTTTGAGCGAATATCCCATCAGAACCAGATATTCTTCTCCACCCATTCACCATTCATGATAGATCTTGACCATCTTGATAGGGTCAGAACAGTTTATGAAGGGCCAGAAGGGACAACAAAAGTATCTGTTTCAGAATGGCCGGCTGACCGTGACTCATTGTTCCCGCTTGAGGCAGCACTCGCCACCCGGATTGCTGAAAAAACCCTCTCCGGAGGCAACCAGCTCATCGTGGAAGAAACCCTGGATCTCTGGCTGTTACAGGCAATGAATTATGCACTTCGGAACAGAGGAAAGCCCGGACTTTCTCCTGAAATCAGAATTACACCAGCAGGAGGAGCAGCAAACCTACTTCCACTCGCCCTGATGATGACTGCACATAAAAAACCTGCAGCAGTGCTTTTATCAGGAAACAATGTGCCAGTAGGGGTAATTGAAAAACTCCCATCCATGCATTTGAGTGAAGGAAACGGTCTTCTCTTTTATAGTGCATTTGGTAATCGTCAAGGAGCTGGGATTGAAGATCTCTTCTCTCCTGATTTCTATTATCGGTGTGTCAAAGATATTTACCCGGATCTGCCACTTGGTCAGGTACCAGAAAAAAGTCCTGCAGAACGAAATGAAGAGCGGGGAATTGCATTCCAGATTGCAGATCTTGTCGAGCGAAGACAGGGAGAACACTTTGAACGCTGGCGGGTTGCTGAGCTGCTCTCTGATCGGATCTGTGAATCTCCACAAAACCTGGATGAAGAGACAATTGACAGATTCTGTCGTCTCTTTGAAGAGATAAACAGGGTTTCCTGA
- a CDS encoding thymidylate synthase — MILIRKRSIGQAHEEVIREIAKRCEGQVRVTEDGEYTWDPEEPICIHVDEPFSEPMRSGASLFGEKFSEQYQASLYTITPRRNDGTDAVYTYGNRLRDYPAPEVEIGFSSGSTIKKAIDGIFRKLGYVPASACGNLTWKGDGNYGGIDQIEKSIINRLVSNPESRRAIAITWFPVRDVTADEPPCLQIVQGLIDKKNHLNLICLFRSNDMLSAWGQNAYGLAHLQKYICDQVNQKRKGNGNDITTGWLETISISAHMYFHRDQLELNLFLEKIKTGELFQSFQKR; from the coding sequence ATGATACTGATCAGAAAACGAAGCATAGGACAGGCTCATGAGGAGGTAATACGGGAGATAGCCAAACGGTGTGAAGGTCAGGTACGGGTTACTGAAGATGGAGAATACACCTGGGATCCGGAAGAGCCGATCTGCATTCATGTAGATGAGCCATTTTCAGAACCGATGCGATCAGGGGCCAGTCTGTTTGGAGAAAAATTTTCAGAACAGTACCAGGCATCATTATACACCATCACACCGCGCCGCAATGACGGAACCGATGCTGTATATACCTATGGAAACCGTCTGCGGGATTATCCGGCACCGGAGGTTGAAATCGGTTTTTCATCAGGAAGTACTATAAAAAAAGCCATCGACGGGATATTTCGAAAACTCGGATATGTTCCGGCCAGCGCATGCGGTAACCTGACCTGGAAAGGTGACGGGAACTATGGTGGTATCGATCAGATTGAGAAAAGTATTATCAATCGACTGGTTTCCAATCCTGAAAGCAGGCGGGCAATCGCAATAACCTGGTTTCCGGTTAGGGATGTTACTGCTGATGAACCTCCCTGTCTTCAGATTGTTCAGGGATTAATCGATAAAAAGAATCATTTGAATCTGATTTGTCTGTTTCGAAGCAATGACATGCTTTCTGCTTGGGGTCAGAATGCATACGGTCTTGCACATCTTCAAAAATATATCTGTGACCAGGTTAACCAGAAAAGAAAAGGAAATGGCAACGATATCACGACCGGATGGCTTGAAACCATCAGCATATCAGCCCATATGTACTTCCACCGGGACCAACTTGAATTAAACCTCTTTTTAGAGAAGATAAAAACCGGAGAACTGTTTCAATCTTTCCAAAAGCGATAA
- a CDS encoding tetratricopeptide repeat protein, which yields MMKSIYIAILCFFVCCALPVAGETADELAAEGNALYDADKYNEALIILDKALALDPDNLEALNGKGKTLKSLGRYEEAIEQYDMAISLDPTYKKAWNNKGNVLTYLEQYDEAVAMFDEAIKIDPEYGKAYSNLAWCLNLAERYEEALESADQATILEPDYARGWLNRGIALAALGRYDEAVSSYDTALILDPGLTEAEEGKNEAISLM from the coding sequence ATGATGAAATCTATATACATCGCAATTCTGTGTTTTTTTGTCTGTTGTGCACTGCCAGTAGCAGGAGAAACCGCAGATGAACTTGCAGCAGAGGGGAATGCCCTCTATGATGCGGATAAGTACAATGAGGCTCTCATTATTCTGGACAAGGCATTAGCCCTCGATCCTGATAATCTGGAGGCATTAAACGGAAAAGGGAAAACCCTGAAAAGTCTTGGCAGATATGAAGAAGCAATAGAACAGTATGACATGGCTATTTCTCTAGATCCCACATATAAAAAAGCCTGGAATAATAAGGGTAATGTGCTCACATATCTTGAACAATATGACGAAGCAGTCGCCATGTTTGACGAAGCAATTAAGATTGATCCAGAGTATGGAAAAGCTTACAGTAACCTGGCATGGTGCTTAAACTTAGCCGAACGGTATGAAGAAGCACTGGAATCAGCGGATCAGGCAACCATCCTGGAACCTGATTATGCACGGGGCTGGTTGAACCGTGGTATTGCATTAGCGGCTCTTGGTCGGTATGATGAGGCAGTTAGTTCATATGATACAGCACTCATTCTTGATCCAGGGCTTACCGAAGCAGAAGAAGGTAAAAATGAAGCAATTAGTTTGATGTAG